TATTTTTGAGTTGAGTACTAATTGTTTCGTTTTCAATTCTCTTGCTAAAACTGCACACAAGCagccagtggcatagatttctttttgacattggggggaatggggttgaaaaaacaaacaaacttgaagtatagtgaatccaggcCCTTttagcgacaaaataagtttatggtacaaatgcgcgcaaaacgCGCAAACGTTaaacatttgcacttttgtggctaaaatggccaaatatgaggttaatttggtcagaaacccacacatAGGCGTTAACATTGGGGCGGGGGATGGTTGTATGGACTAGCGGCCCTGACAACCCCCCCCGGATCTACTACGCCTATGCAGTCGGAGGGCTAGTTTGGCTAGTATAGCATACTGGTAGTTCATAAACCTCATTCAGCAATCATAGCTCTCAAAATCTAACCTTCAGTTATGGAGTAGGAGTTCTTTGATTGTGACCATCATCTTCTTGGCTGCTCAGCAGACCTGTGTTTTATCACAGGTTCTAGAATATCTGTGGTTTTATATATATTGTATACATAGCCTACCTTTTCCCAGCTATGTGGAGCCGAGGTGGGGTTTGGCAGTCATGTGACTTCAATATGACCTgggcactcccttttaaagggttttttattttgttgttgtttgtttttgttttgttttagtagAACGCTAAAAGCTAGATTCTGACTTGATATTAATTCCAAACCGCGCAGTTTAATGAACAACATACTTATTCATTATACAGACTAATAGTTTTCTACTTTTTACTCTTTGCAGAAATGTTCAAGAGCAAGAAATCCGCATCTGGGCTAACCAAGTCATCCAAGTACTTTGACCAAttaagaaaaggaaagaagaaatcGGAAAAAGTCACTTTTGAAGACGCCAAACCAAAACTTGATGAGGTCTTAGACTTCCTCAAAATTGCGATGATTTCACATCGAAAGAGATTGGCGATGCGCTGAATGATCTTGTCACCATCCCCGAAGATATGTCGGTAAAGCTCACCCAGGAAGACCTGGCAAAGAATCGCGGCGATGTCGGGGAATATCTAACTCAAAACGGCTACGCAGAACTCTTTGTGAAAATCGTCACATCTCTGAAGAGTCACGTCAGAGTCTATGCTAAACTCAAAGTGTCACAAGCGCTTGAAAACTTTAGATTAGTTCTTCGAGGTTTTTGTAATTACACCGCTTGGTGCCCACAATTGCAGATTGATTTTGCGCTTCAAGATGGCGTCAAGACCCTGTTTCCGCTTCTTGAATATATCGATAAAAACCTACCACAATGTGATCCAAAATCAAAAGCCGTTGCCTTGATACAGCAGATTCTGTTGTTTCTCATACCGATCTTTCAGAATTGTATTAAATATTGCCCCAAAAACCGCAGTGCTTATCGCGAAGCAAATGCTTTCCAGATCCTCAGCAACATGAAGTCGTCGGACAAGAACATCCAGTTGTTAGCACTTCTGACGATGGCATATGTCGTCGACGACAAGCAAAGCCAAGGTCTTTCCAAGTCACATGATTGTATCAAATTACTCACCGAGATGCTTGACGAATGCGTCAAATCGCCTGATCACTCCATTATTATTCATCCGCTGTGCTATTCAATCAGAGAAATTCTGGATGGTTTGAATCATCTTATCATCAATGATGATAATAAGGTGGAGCTGAAGAAACACGGGGGAATTCGAATTATCTCTCAGATTGTGGAAGATGATTCCTTTTCTCAGGAGGAGAAGCGTCTTGCTGTGGAAGCCATTGGAGCCCTTGCCTTTGTGAAGAGCATCAGAGAGACGAACGAAGTCAAGGATGCCGCAACAAGTAAGTGTGATGGCATTACCCCTCCTCGCAATTCGAACAGTCCCCCTCCCGCTAAAGGCGTACTTTTTGATCAAATTAGTCCATGTGTTACATGTTTTATTGCTGTCGAACCCAAAGTGTTGTCGCACAAAATGCAAGGACATTGTCCCGAGGTTAACAGCATCCGGTATCCTTAATGGTTATGAAATTTAAAGGAAACCCATTCGTTATTTCCAAAGATTATTCATTCACTGAAACCAAACAAGGATGTACAAGTGTTTTCATTTATATTTGATAGTGACTTTATGAAACCCAGGCCAACTGACATATAATACATGTCCATTTATTTATTCTTCATTCATTATATTTTACAGTGTTAGAAAAACTAGCAAGCTCAGAGAATGACAAATTGCGTGAAGCAAGCAAGTACGCACTTTTTGAGATCAATGAAGAAACCATCAAACCAATCAAGGAAGGCATCACGGCATCTGCACCACCCGCTGCTGCAGGTGAATCACCGCCAACATATACGCAAGCAGTAGCTGAGGGCGCTAAAGGAACATGTCTGGTCACGTGATGATAAGTTACCAATGGGACTCTCAAGAGCGTGCTGTCTATATCAGAGATAAGCTGAGAGAACATGGGTACAAGGTGTGGTTTGATCTAGATGACATGAGTAAGTCATATTTCCATATTGTAGTTTGCAACTTCAAAGAGCAGTATTtggaacggctcttttcagagccatcagtggCCAGGGACCCTCTAATGTACAGTAGACCTGCAGTTCATTTCAGAGCCACAGCTGACAATAAATGTTCAATCCACAAGCAAGAAGCGCTTATTTACTTTTCTCTATTGACAAGAGGCGGTCTCCAGTGAtcggttcttttcagagccaccaaaaacttttacattagtagataggcgaggtctgtttTTCACTGTtcacaagggcagtcttcagtgaacgacccttttcagagtcatcagtaggcaaggagCTCACTGCCTACATGTATCATAATTAGTAccttgtcctgaagaagtcagagctataaTCCCGACGAATGCCAGACAGTTCTAAACATGTGCGAAGGCGATCCCGCCAAAGTATTCGATGTTGCATGGCGTGATTATTATATATACTCACTATtggttccaaaattcaaaatatcatTGCTACGAAAACACTCCAACGTGAAAAGAACGTCATATGGCATATCAATATAAAATGCTGGAAACTTTTTTTCCAGATATAGATGTAAATAATCATGATGTTGTACTCATTTTTCCCTCTCATTTCAGAGGGCGACATAGTAGATGCCATGGCTGATGCAGTACAGAACTCTGCCGTAGTTCTCATGTGTATGAGTGAAAGATACAAAGAAAGCAGCAATTGCAGATCAGGTAAAGTATGCCCTCTGGAAAGGACTTCTCTATGCagtatatgggggggggggggcaccgagcATAAGAGGGGCATAAGAGGGGAGATGGAGAGAAGTCGCTCGTggagggggcaccgggtctgatgggggttGGTCACACTCACAAGCCGTTTTTCAATGACGATTCACCACTGTTTCTACCAATGTTTACCGACCAAGTAATTCAAATCCTAAACTGAATTttggttgtttctttctttgtttttccatGTATCgtttaatagttttttttttttacatgtttttcttCGTGTAtgtaattttgtttgtgtgttaCATATGTATATTCTATTTTTGTTAATATACCTGTC
Above is a window of Amphiura filiformis chromosome 20, Afil_fr2py, whole genome shotgun sequence DNA encoding:
- the LOC140142637 gene encoding uncharacterized protein isoform X2, which codes for MSGHVMISYQWDSQERAVYIRDKLREHGYKVWFDLDDMKGDIVDAMADAVQNSAVVLMCMSERYKESSNCRSEAQYAHKLKRPIIPLLMEEGYDPDGWLGFILGTKLYYKFCCDTETDVDGLLKGIKTLKIGK